A genome region from Geminicoccus roseus DSM 18922 includes the following:
- a CDS encoding carbohydrate ABC transporter permease has product MGERGAAAQLRWAIFSIIAIAVTMAFLFPIYWSFSQSLRNPADTFTVAGFGIPWVNFDPTLENWLDQVGTPETTRALYNSTVISVSAAILALVLGTPAAYAIARFQFRTWKNQDITIWFLSQRILPPVATVIPFYLIMRSLNLLDTHLALILINATFILPFVVVILRQTFLELPVELEESALVDGANYWVAFWRVALPLAAPTMAATGLIIFAFSWNEFLFAVAISSQNVITIPVHIAGAVDTRGVQFWFMGVRAMVAVIPPVLIALIAQRYIVRGLTLGAVKG; this is encoded by the coding sequence ATGGGTGAACGCGGTGCCGCAGCCCAGCTGCGCTGGGCCATCTTCTCGATCATCGCGATCGCGGTGACGATGGCCTTCCTGTTTCCGATCTACTGGTCGTTCTCCCAGTCGCTGCGCAACCCGGCCGACACCTTCACCGTGGCCGGGTTCGGCATCCCCTGGGTGAACTTCGACCCGACGCTCGAGAACTGGCTGGACCAGGTCGGCACGCCGGAGACCACCAGGGCGCTCTACAACAGCACGGTGATCTCGGTCTCGGCGGCGATCCTGGCGCTGGTGCTGGGCACGCCCGCCGCCTACGCCATCGCGCGCTTCCAGTTCCGGACCTGGAAGAACCAGGACATCACCATCTGGTTTCTGTCGCAGCGCATCCTGCCGCCGGTGGCGACCGTGATCCCGTTCTACCTGATCATGCGCAGCCTGAACCTGCTGGACACCCACCTGGCGCTGATCCTGATCAACGCCACCTTCATCCTGCCGTTCGTGGTGGTGATCCTGCGCCAGACCTTCCTGGAGCTCCCCGTGGAGCTGGAGGAATCGGCGCTGGTGGACGGGGCGAACTACTGGGTGGCCTTCTGGCGGGTGGCGCTGCCGCTGGCGGCCCCCACCATGGCGGCGACCGGCCTGATCATCTTCGCGTTCAGCTGGAACGAGTTCCTGTTCGCGGTGGCGATCAGCAGCCAGAACGTGATCACCATCCCGGTGCACATCGCAGGTGCTGTCGATACACGGGGGGTGCAGTTCTGGTTCATGGGCGTGCGCGCGATGGTGGCGGTGATCCCGCCGGTCCTGATTGCGCTGATCGCGCAGCGCTATATCGTGCGCGGATTGACGCTGGGGGCGGTCAAGGGCTGA
- a CDS encoding extracellular solute-binding protein, protein MFYVPKNAIYKRIPRRRFLELGGGVATALGAGSIAVGLSSVVTRSPVQAASSDDGKWKQYSGTKLVFMSENTPPSFAIRENLKPFYDLTGIEVEILTDDLPVVQQKVGIDLRSGQADFHLNYVQDKPIGAPFADYFANLNDFVNDDTLPQDPDGMGADAWFENFLDACGTMYTRDRLIAFPYDSAVACTFYRQDLFEQHSPDFEKEYGYRMEFTNDTTWKNVYDFADFFKKLRASGQDVPYGYAQHQGSFAWTAQLDIQRLMFAHGRWTEFNIDDKLGSKEPGPTNWGDESSVFLMEKWKELADVAHPDNLANDTLQLNTVYQAGQIAMQVQYHEFAASIEDENTSRAAGGKTAYAACPKGEASWIKNGGEAVNGTNCGIGGIGINNNASDDLKRAAYLFAIWSTSKNTQYNVLKGVGGTPTRKAVMDMPGVKEARQRPTDMPNALTFDAVYDYGIRDPHFVLGPKIPEANEYYQIILTEVQKCISGQTEPAEACEAIRDQVDDLNDI, encoded by the coding sequence ATGTTCTATGTTCCGAAGAATGCCATCTATAAGAGGATCCCGCGGCGCCGGTTCCTGGAACTGGGCGGCGGGGTCGCGACCGCGCTCGGCGCCGGCTCGATCGCGGTCGGGCTGAGCTCGGTGGTGACGCGCAGCCCGGTGCAGGCCGCCTCGTCCGACGACGGCAAGTGGAAGCAGTATTCCGGCACCAAGCTCGTGTTCATGAGCGAGAACACGCCGCCGTCCTTCGCGATCCGCGAGAACCTGAAGCCGTTCTACGACCTGACCGGCATCGAGGTGGAAATTCTCACCGACGATTTGCCGGTGGTGCAGCAGAAGGTCGGCATCGACCTGCGCAGCGGCCAGGCCGACTTCCACCTGAACTATGTGCAGGACAAGCCGATCGGCGCGCCGTTCGCCGACTACTTCGCGAACCTGAACGACTTCGTCAACGACGACACCCTGCCCCAGGATCCGGACGGGATGGGGGCGGACGCCTGGTTCGAGAACTTCCTCGATGCCTGCGGGACCATGTACACCCGCGACCGCCTGATCGCCTTCCCCTACGATTCGGCGGTGGCCTGCACCTTCTACCGGCAGGACCTGTTCGAACAGCACAGCCCGGACTTCGAGAAGGAGTACGGCTACCGGATGGAGTTCACCAACGACACCACCTGGAAGAACGTCTACGACTTCGCCGACTTCTTCAAGAAGCTGCGCGCCTCCGGCCAGGACGTGCCCTACGGCTATGCCCAGCACCAGGGCTCGTTCGCCTGGACCGCCCAGCTCGACATCCAGCGCCTGATGTTCGCGCACGGCCGCTGGACCGAGTTCAACATCGACGACAAGCTGGGCTCCAAGGAGCCGGGTCCCACCAACTGGGGCGACGAGAGCTCGGTGTTCCTGATGGAGAAGTGGAAGGAACTGGCGGACGTCGCCCATCCGGACAACCTCGCCAACGACACCCTGCAGCTGAACACGGTCTACCAGGCCGGCCAGATCGCGATGCAGGTCCAGTACCACGAGTTCGCGGCGTCGATCGAGGACGAGAACACCAGCCGTGCGGCCGGTGGCAAGACCGCCTACGCCGCCTGCCCGAAGGGCGAGGCCAGCTGGATCAAGAACGGTGGCGAGGCGGTCAACGGCACCAATTGCGGCATCGGCGGCATCGGCATCAACAACAACGCCTCCGACGACCTGAAGCGCGCCGCCTATCTGTTCGCGATCTGGTCGACCTCGAAGAACACCCAGTACAACGTGCTCAAGGGCGTGGGCGGCACGCCGACCCGCAAGGCGGTGATGGACATGCCGGGCGTGAAGGAGGCGCGCCAGCGTCCGACCGACATGCCGAACGCGCTGACCTTCGACGCGGTCTATGACTACGGCATCCGGGACCCGCACTTCGTGCTGGGGCCGAAGATCCCGGAAGCGAACGAGTACTACCAGATCATCCTGACCGAGGTGCAGAAATGCATCTCCGGCCAGACCGAGCCCGCGGAAGCCTGCGAGGCGATCCGCGATCAAGTCGACGATCTGAACGACATCTGA